From the Halalkalicoccus sp. CGA53 genome, one window contains:
- a CDS encoding Rieske (2Fe-2S) protein, with protein MDATRIVPVEELPEHGTLVFRVERDDEVREAILVVHEGGVDAWENYCQHFTHIKLDKGTGAPMRNGEIVCANHGAMFEADTGYCTFGPCEGAYLNRIGIEIDAGDVSLADERYGFVGLGPEERDPTDLSSKSNIEF; from the coding sequence ATGGACGCGACGAGGATCGTCCCGGTCGAGGAGCTTCCCGAGCACGGAACGCTCGTCTTCCGGGTCGAACGCGACGACGAGGTCCGGGAGGCGATCCTCGTCGTCCACGAGGGGGGCGTCGACGCCTGGGAGAACTACTGCCAGCACTTCACGCACATCAAGCTCGACAAGGGGACGGGCGCGCCGATGCGGAACGGCGAGATCGTCTGTGCGAACCACGGGGCGATGTTCGAGGCCGATACAGGGTACTGTACGTTCGGCCCCTGCGAGGGGGCGTACCTGAACCGGATCGGGATCGAGATCGACGCGGGTGACGTCTCGCTCGCGGACGAGCGCTACGGGTTCGTCGGCCTCGGTCCGGAAGAGCGCGACCCCACCGACCTCTCCTCGAAATCGAACATCGAGTTCTGA
- a CDS encoding D-aminoacyl-tRNA deacylase yields MIAIVVSRADSASARIGEHLLSLADWDEREDDSCPKGDGGGTVLSTERFELREFDDWHLHLDGVASRFSDPDLLVFASRHSGETGPLLTAHHTGNFGEAEYGGRGRTLAEACPAAHHRVVRSLAEYAPEGYDVGIECTHHGPTDVGAPSMFVELGSGPDQWENTEAARAVAQAILDLEGARPHGDRTVVGFGGGHYAPRFTRIVRETPWAVGHVAADWSLSALGDPEENRDVIEATFERSGAELALFDGEHPDLREVIDSLGYRIVSETWLRETADRPRPLVDRVESELGRVDDGVRFGERASDAEVIGVLSLPGTLIERSRAVDAGAVRERVETHTVAFETEQSGTRIGERAAFAGDEDREDLVAALVSILAREYEIEHEGSVVTLRERAFDPALAREAGVREGPAFGRLAAGESVEVEGERIDPDRVHRERIERLSTE; encoded by the coding sequence GTGATCGCGATCGTCGTCAGCCGCGCCGACTCCGCCTCCGCCCGTATCGGCGAGCATCTCCTCTCGCTCGCCGACTGGGACGAGCGAGAGGACGACTCGTGTCCAAAGGGCGACGGCGGCGGGACGGTCCTCTCTACGGAGCGGTTCGAACTCCGCGAGTTCGACGACTGGCACCTCCACCTCGACGGCGTAGCCTCGCGTTTTTCGGACCCTGATCTCCTCGTCTTCGCCTCGCGGCACTCGGGCGAGACCGGCCCGCTGCTCACCGCTCACCACACCGGCAACTTCGGCGAGGCGGAGTACGGCGGACGGGGTCGAACGCTGGCCGAGGCGTGCCCGGCGGCCCACCACCGCGTCGTCCGGTCGCTGGCCGAGTACGCCCCCGAGGGCTACGACGTCGGCATCGAGTGCACCCACCACGGGCCGACCGACGTGGGAGCGCCCTCGATGTTCGTCGAACTCGGGAGCGGTCCCGACCAGTGGGAGAACACCGAGGCCGCCCGTGCGGTCGCCCAGGCGATCCTCGACCTCGAAGGGGCGCGGCCACACGGCGACCGGACGGTCGTCGGTTTCGGCGGGGGTCACTACGCCCCACGGTTCACCCGGATCGTCCGCGAGACACCGTGGGCAGTGGGTCACGTCGCCGCCGACTGGTCGCTCTCGGCGCTGGGCGACCCCGAGGAAAACCGGGACGTGATCGAGGCGACCTTCGAGCGAAGCGGCGCGGAGCTCGCGCTGTTCGACGGCGAACACCCCGACCTTCGCGAGGTGATCGACTCGCTCGGCTACCGGATCGTAAGCGAGACCTGGCTGCGCGAGACGGCCGACCGCCCACGCCCACTCGTCGACCGGGTCGAGAGCGAGTTAGGGCGAGTCGACGACGGCGTCCGTTTCGGCGAGCGGGCGAGCGACGCCGAGGTGATCGGAGTGCTGTCGCTCCCGGGGACACTGATCGAGCGATCGCGGGCGGTCGACGCCGGAGCGGTCAGAGAGCGCGTCGAGACCCACACCGTCGCGTTCGAGACCGAACAGAGCGGGACGCGGATCGGCGAGCGGGCGGCGTTCGCCGGCGACGAGGACCGCGAGGACCTCGTCGCGGCGCTCGTCTCGATCCTCGCCCGCGAGTACGAGATCGAACACGAGGGGAGCGTAGTTACCCTCCGGGAGCGGGCGTTCGACCCGGCGCTCGCGCGCGAGGCAGGTGTCCGGGAGGGCCCCGCGTTCGGACGGCTCGCGGCCGGCGAGAGCGTCGAGGTCGAAGGCGAGCGGATCGACCCCGACCGGGTCCACCGAGAGCGGATCGAACGCCTCTCGACCGAGTAG
- the pabB gene encoding aminodeoxychorismate synthase, component I: MAQPRVRTDRADFERAADGAAPTDRVPVELRLAVDDPFYAYRRARSGSGGCFLETTGGRPGWGYFGVDPIDRLRVGPGAVAREGDSPTLAALSGLLSGESLRRGDCEVPFPCGAIGWLSYDVARELESIPETAVDDRGLPRLDVAVFETLAAWDASEEESDLRITACPRVGEDPDSAYDRGLASAHDLARRATDGDPAVGPAPVTADRVTFESDCGREAFADRVRTVKGYIHEGDTFQANVSQRLRAPKAVHPVEAYAALRRVNPAPYSALLEFPSADLVSASPELLLEIEGDRLLTEPIAGTRPRGRTPEGDDALEAELTGDEKERAEHAMLVDLERNDLGKVAAYGSVEVSEYRRVDRYSEVMHLVSLVEARKRDGASLGECIAAVFPGGTITGAPKPRTMEIIDEVETTRRGPYTGSVGIFGFDDRAILNIVIRTLVGHEGEYHLRVGAGIVHDSIPEKEYEETLDKARALVTAIDEALGEERGMEVSR, translated from the coding sequence ATGGCCCAGCCACGCGTGCGGACCGACCGGGCCGACTTTGAGCGGGCCGCGGACGGCGCGGCGCCGACCGACCGCGTTCCGGTAGAGCTACGACTCGCCGTCGACGACCCCTTCTACGCCTACCGTCGAGCACGTAGCGGTTCGGGTGGCTGCTTTCTGGAGACGACCGGCGGACGCCCCGGCTGGGGCTACTTCGGCGTCGACCCGATCGATCGGCTCCGCGTCGGCCCCGGTGCCGTCGCCCGCGAGGGCGACTCTCCGACCCTCGCTGCGCTCTCCGGCCTGCTCTCGGGCGAGTCGCTCCGCCGCGGGGACTGCGAGGTGCCCTTCCCCTGCGGGGCGATCGGCTGGCTCTCCTACGACGTCGCCCGCGAACTCGAGTCGATCCCCGAGACGGCGGTCGACGACCGGGGACTCCCCCGCCTCGACGTGGCCGTCTTCGAGACGCTCGCGGCCTGGGACGCCTCCGAGGAGGAGTCGGATCTCCGGATTACCGCCTGTCCCCGGGTGGGCGAGGATCCGGATTCGGCGTACGACCGGGGACTCGCGTCGGCACACGACCTGGCGCGCCGGGCGACCGATGGCGACCCGGCCGTCGGCCCGGCCCCCGTCACGGCCGACCGGGTGACGTTCGAGAGCGACTGCGGTCGGGAGGCGTTCGCGGACCGCGTGCGGACGGTGAAGGGGTACATCCACGAGGGCGACACGTTCCAGGCGAACGTCTCCCAGCGGCTCAGGGCTCCGAAAGCGGTCCACCCGGTCGAGGCGTACGCGGCGCTCCGGCGTGTGAACCCCGCGCCGTACTCCGCGCTCCTCGAGTTCCCGAGCGCGGACCTGGTGAGCGCGAGCCCCGAGCTCCTCCTCGAGATCGAGGGCGATCGGCTGCTCACCGAACCGATCGCCGGGACACGGCCGAGAGGGAGGACGCCGGAAGGGGACGACGCGCTCGAAGCCGAGCTGACCGGCGACGAGAAGGAACGCGCCGAACACGCGATGCTCGTCGACCTGGAGCGAAACGACCTCGGGAAGGTCGCCGCCTACGGCTCCGTGGAGGTGAGCGAGTACAGACGTGTCGATCGCTACTCCGAGGTGATGCACCTCGTCTCACTGGTCGAGGCGAGAAAGCGGGACGGAGCCTCACTCGGGGAGTGCATCGCCGCGGTCTTTCCAGGCGGGACGATCACCGGCGCCCCGAAACCGAGGACGATGGAGATCATCGACGAGGTCGAGACGACGCGACGCGGACCGTACACCGGGAGCGTCGGGATCTTCGGCTTCGACGACAGGGCGATCCTGAACATCGTCATACGGACGCTCGTCGGTCACGAGGGGGAGTACCACCTCCGCGTCGGCGCGGGGATCGTTCACGACTCGATACCGGAGAAGGAGTACGAGGAGACCCTCGACAAGGCGAGAGCGCTCGTGACCGCGATCGACGAGGCGCTCGGCGAGGAGCGGGGGATGGAGGTTTCGCGGTGA
- a CDS encoding transcription elongation factor Spt5 yields MPIYAVKTTASQEQTVADMIMNREEPSIHAALAPDSLTSYLMVEADDHSAIERALEEIPHARSVIPGESSITEVEHFLSPKPDVEGISEGDIVELIAGPFKGEKAQVQRIDEGKDQVTVELYEATVPIPVTVRGDQIRVLDSEER; encoded by the coding sequence ATGCCGATCTACGCCGTGAAGACGACCGCGAGCCAGGAGCAGACCGTCGCGGACATGATCATGAACCGGGAGGAGCCGTCTATTCACGCCGCACTCGCGCCCGACTCGCTCACGAGCTACCTGATGGTCGAGGCCGACGACCACAGCGCGATCGAGCGCGCGCTGGAGGAGATCCCCCACGCGAGGAGCGTCATCCCGGGCGAGAGTTCGATCACCGAGGTCGAACACTTCCTCAGCCCGAAACCGGACGTCGAGGGGATCAGCGAGGGCGACATCGTCGAACTGATCGCGGGGCCGTTCAAGGGAGAGAAGGCACAGGTCCAGCGGATCGACGAGGGGAAAGACCAGGTGACGGTCGAACTGTACGAGGCGACGGTTCCGATCCCGGTCACCGTGCGCGGGGACCAGATCCGCGTGCTGGACAGCGAGGAACGGTGA
- a CDS encoding protein translocase SEC61 complex subunit gamma → MNVPYDLTSYTRVLQYATTPTWNEFAQVAKITGAGILLVGSIGFFIFVLMSFLPGGA, encoded by the coding sequence ATGAACGTTCCCTACGACCTCACCTCGTACACGCGGGTGCTCCAGTACGCGACGACGCCGACGTGGAACGAGTTCGCGCAGGTGGCGAAGATCACCGGCGCCGGCATCCTGCTCGTCGGCTCGATCGGCTTCTTCATCTTCGTGCTCATGTCGTTTCTCCCCGGGGGCGCGTGA
- a CDS encoding anthranilate synthase component II: MGWTPVTRILVIDNYDSFAYNLVQYVGELADEVLVRRNDAIGASDIEALSPDGIVVSPGPGTPQEAGVSIPLFDLPVPTLGVCLGHQALCAAAGAPVVHAPEVIHGKPSVVSHDGQGVFEGLPNPIEVGRYHSLAVERADLPSSLIETARTDDERGVLMAVRHAERPHVGVQFHPESILTGPIGEGDEASLWVGKRMIENFCAIATERRP, from the coding sequence ATGGGGTGGACGCCCGTGACGCGGATCCTCGTGATCGACAACTACGACTCGTTCGCGTACAACCTCGTCCAGTACGTCGGCGAGCTCGCCGACGAGGTCCTGGTACGGCGCAACGACGCGATCGGGGCGAGCGATATCGAGGCGCTCAGCCCGGACGGGATCGTCGTCTCGCCGGGACCGGGAACTCCGCAAGAGGCCGGCGTCTCGATCCCGCTGTTCGACCTCCCCGTTCCAACCCTCGGGGTCTGTCTCGGCCACCAGGCGCTCTGTGCCGCGGCGGGCGCACCCGTGGTCCACGCGCCCGAAGTGATCCACGGGAAGCCGTCGGTGGTGAGCCACGACGGCCAGGGGGTCTTCGAGGGGCTTCCGAACCCGATCGAGGTGGGTCGGTACCACTCGCTCGCGGTCGAACGGGCCGATCTTCCGTCCAGCCTGATCGAGACCGCCCGGACCGACGACGAGCGCGGCGTGCTGATGGCGGTCCGTCACGCCGAACGCCCACACGTCGGGGTGCAGTTTCACCCCGAGAGCATCCTCACCGGGCCGATCGGAGAGGGCGACGAGGCGTCGCTCTGGGTCGGGAAACGGATGATCGAGAACTTCTGTGCGATAGCGACGGAGCGGAGACCATGA
- a CDS encoding haloacid dehalogenase type II, whose translation MTRPDVDALMFDVFGTVVDWRSGVIRDGEKLGRAVGLDVDWAAFADAWREEYQPSLARVRRGEIPWRTLDSLHRESLEPLLDRFGVDDLTDEETEHLNRVWHRLDPWPDTIPGLVRLRSDYLIAPLSNGHVRLLTNMAKRAGIPWDLILSAELSGHYKPDEETYLTAVDLLDCRPEEVMMVAAHERDLDASREAGLRTAYIHRPLEWGPERVDDVERPDESAYDVVAEDVVDLAERLGSEPVT comes from the coding sequence ATGACGCGTCCGGACGTGGACGCGCTCATGTTCGACGTGTTCGGCACGGTCGTAGACTGGCGAAGCGGTGTCATCCGCGACGGCGAGAAGCTCGGCAGAGCTGTGGGGCTGGACGTCGATTGGGCGGCGTTCGCCGACGCCTGGCGCGAGGAGTATCAGCCCTCGCTGGCCCGCGTGCGGCGGGGAGAGATCCCCTGGCGGACCCTCGATTCCCTCCACCGCGAATCGCTCGAACCCCTCCTCGACCGCTTCGGCGTGGACGACCTGACCGACGAGGAGACGGAGCACCTCAACCGCGTCTGGCACCGGCTGGACCCATGGCCCGACACGATCCCCGGTCTCGTCCGGCTCCGTTCGGACTACCTGATCGCCCCGCTGTCGAACGGCCACGTTCGACTCCTCACGAACATGGCCAAGCGGGCGGGCATCCCGTGGGACTTGATCCTCTCCGCCGAACTCTCGGGCCACTACAAGCCGGACGAGGAGACCTACCTGACCGCGGTCGACCTCCTGGACTGCCGTCCGGAGGAGGTGATGATGGTCGCGGCTCACGAACGGGACCTCGACGCGAGCCGTGAGGCAGGGCTCCGGACCGCGTACATCCACCGGCCTCTGGAGTGGGGTCCCGAGCGAGTCGACGACGTCGAGAGACCTGACGAGTCGGCATACGACGTCGTTGCCGAGGACGTAGTGGACCTCGCGGAGCGATTGGGTTCCGAGCCCGTAACGTGA
- the ftsZ gene encoding cell division protein FtsZ, whose translation MDSIVQDAVERAEEDESAAGDGQGGVEPKVSGAMTDDELKDVLEDLQTNITVVGCGGAGGNTVNRMEEEGIHGAKLVAANTDVQHLVEIEADTKILLGEQKTRGRGAGSLPQVGEEAALESQDEIYDAIQGSDMVFVTAGLGGGTGTGSAPVVAKAAREGGALTIAIVTTPFTAEGEVRRTNAEAGLERLRDVADTVIVVPNDRLLDSVGKLPVRQAFKVADEVLMRSVKGITELITRPGLVNLDFADVRTVMEKGGVAMIGLGESDSETKAQDSVKTALRSPLLDVDISGATSALVNVTGGNDMSIEEAEGVVEEIYDRIDPDARIIWGTSIDEELEGKMRTMIVVTGVESPQIYGRGEAAQEQASSTLQDIDYVE comes from the coding sequence ATGGATTCGATCGTACAGGACGCCGTCGAGCGAGCCGAAGAGGACGAGTCGGCCGCGGGCGACGGACAGGGCGGTGTGGAACCGAAGGTCTCGGGGGCGATGACGGACGACGAACTGAAAGACGTCCTCGAGGACCTCCAGACGAACATCACGGTCGTCGGCTGCGGCGGTGCCGGTGGGAACACGGTCAATCGGATGGAAGAGGAGGGGATTCACGGTGCGAAGCTCGTCGCCGCGAACACCGACGTCCAGCACTTAGTCGAGATCGAGGCGGACACGAAGATCCTCCTCGGCGAGCAGAAGACCCGCGGGCGTGGGGCGGGCTCGCTCCCGCAGGTCGGCGAGGAGGCGGCGCTCGAGAGCCAGGACGAGATCTACGACGCGATCCAGGGCTCGGACATGGTCTTCGTCACCGCCGGCCTCGGCGGCGGGACGGGTACCGGGAGCGCCCCGGTCGTCGCGAAGGCCGCACGCGAGGGCGGCGCGCTCACCATCGCCATCGTCACGACGCCGTTCACCGCAGAGGGAGAGGTCCGGCGAACCAATGCGGAGGCCGGTCTCGAACGGCTGCGGGACGTCGCCGACACCGTGATCGTCGTCCCGAACGACCGCCTGCTCGACTCGGTCGGGAAACTCCCCGTCCGCCAGGCGTTCAAGGTCGCCGACGAGGTGCTCATGCGCTCGGTGAAGGGGATCACCGAACTGATCACCAGACCCGGGCTGGTGAACCTCGACTTCGCCGACGTGCGCACCGTGATGGAGAAAGGCGGCGTGGCGATGATCGGTCTCGGCGAGTCGGACTCCGAGACGAAAGCGCAGGACTCGGTGAAGACGGCGCTCCGGTCGCCGCTGCTCGACGTCGACATCAGCGGGGCCACGAGCGCGCTCGTGAACGTCACCGGCGGAAACGACATGTCGATCGAGGAGGCAGAGGGCGTCGTCGAGGAGATCTACGACCGGATCGACCCCGACGCCCGGATCATCTGGGGGACCTCGATCGACGAGGAGCTGGAGGGGAAGATGCGGACGATGATCGTCGTCACCGGCGTCGAGTCGCCACAGATCTACGGCCGCGGCGAGGCCGCCCAGGAGCAGGCCTCGAGCACGCTCCAGGACATCGACTACGTCGAGTGA
- a CDS encoding aminotransferase class IV encodes MSDERYVHVNGEVVPESEATVSVRDRGFAYGDAVFETLRAYGGEVFEWEAHAERLAGSCAALGIDHGLSEADLRPRIDETLSANGFDEAYVKLSITRGVQPGKLTPKPVSDPTVVVIAAELPRGGPDGDPVWDGPASATIADVRRVPDACLPARAKTHNYLNGILARREALAAGTDEAITLDLAGNLAEGATCNLFFVRDETLCTPSLSGPILPGITRRVVLELAGEEGIPVEEATYRPDDLLTADEAFLTNTTWEVRPLVRVDDRVVERGPITERLREAFSERIAAHYETVD; translated from the coding sequence ATGAGCGACGAACGATACGTCCACGTGAACGGCGAGGTCGTCCCAGAGAGCGAGGCGACCGTGAGCGTCCGGGACCGTGGGTTCGCCTACGGCGACGCGGTCTTCGAGACGCTGCGAGCCTACGGTGGCGAGGTCTTCGAGTGGGAGGCCCACGCCGAGCGCCTCGCGGGGAGCTGTGCGGCGCTCGGGATCGACCACGGACTGAGCGAGGCCGACCTCCGCCCACGGATCGACGAGACGCTCTCCGCCAACGGGTTCGACGAGGCGTACGTCAAGCTCTCGATCACGCGTGGCGTTCAGCCTGGCAAACTCACCCCGAAGCCGGTCTCGGATCCGACGGTCGTCGTGATCGCGGCCGAACTCCCGCGCGGCGGGCCGGACGGCGACCCGGTCTGGGACGGCCCGGCGAGCGCGACGATCGCCGATGTTCGGCGGGTTCCCGACGCCTGTCTCCCCGCGCGGGCGAAGACGCACAACTACCTGAACGGGATCCTCGCCCGACGCGAGGCGCTGGCTGCGGGAACGGACGAGGCGATCACGCTCGATCTCGCGGGGAACCTCGCCGAGGGTGCGACCTGCAACCTCTTTTTCGTTCGTGACGAAACGCTGTGCACCCCGTCGCTCTCGGGGCCGATACTGCCGGGGATCACCCGACGAGTCGTCCTCGAACTCGCCGGGGAGGAGGGGATACCGGTCGAGGAGGCGACCTACCGACCCGACGACCTCCTGACCGCGGACGAGGCGTTCCTCACGAACACGACCTGGGAGGTCCGACCGCTGGTCCGGGTTGACGACCGGGTCGTAGAGCGAGGGCCGATCACCGAGCGACTCCGCGAGGCGTTCTCCGAACGGATCGCCGCCCACTACGAAACGGTGGATTGA
- a CDS encoding shikimate dehydrogenase: protein MDVYGLLGNPVGHSLSPPMHEAAYQELGIDACYVTFEPDPEEIGEAVAGAGALGIRGLNVTIPFKRSVLSLVDPDEIARRVGAVNTVNFSHDPPTGHNTDVAGVTRSFSHHGVALSGTEAVVVGAGGAGRAAAFALADEGASVSIANRTESRAHDLAEAVPNASGHGLDALATLLAGADVLVNATSVGMDGDESPVPQEALHADLAVLDAVYSPLETRLLREAREGGALVIDGAWMLLYQGVEAFERWTGERAPVERMDEALRARL, encoded by the coding sequence ATGGACGTCTACGGCCTACTCGGCAACCCGGTCGGCCACTCACTCTCGCCGCCGATGCACGAGGCGGCCTACCAGGAGCTGGGGATCGACGCGTGCTACGTCACGTTCGAACCCGATCCGGAGGAGATCGGGGAGGCGGTCGCCGGCGCGGGGGCGCTCGGGATCCGCGGGCTGAACGTCACGATCCCGTTCAAACGGAGCGTGCTCTCGCTGGTCGATCCCGACGAGATAGCCAGACGGGTCGGTGCGGTGAACACGGTCAACTTCTCTCACGACCCGCCGACCGGTCACAACACCGACGTCGCGGGCGTCACGCGGTCGTTCTCGCACCACGGAGTCGCGCTGTCGGGAACGGAGGCGGTCGTCGTCGGGGCGGGCGGGGCCGGCCGGGCGGCGGCGTTCGCGCTCGCCGACGAGGGGGCGTCGGTCTCGATCGCGAACCGGACCGAGTCGCGCGCACACGACCTGGCAGAGGCGGTACCAAATGCGAGCGGGCACGGCCTCGATGCGCTCGCGACCCTCCTCGCCGGGGCGGACGTCCTGGTGAACGCGACGAGCGTCGGGATGGACGGGGACGAGTCGCCAGTCCCCCAGGAGGCGCTCCACGCCGACCTGGCGGTGCTCGACGCGGTCTACAGCCCGCTCGAGACCCGGCTGCTCCGAGAGGCGAGGGAGGGAGGGGCGCTCGTGATCGACGGGGCGTGGATGCTGCTCTATCAGGGCGTCGAGGCGTTCGAGCGGTGGACCGGCGAGCGCGCGCCGGTCGAACGGATGGACGAGGCGCTCAGAGCGCGGCTCTAG
- a CDS encoding MFS transporter, with amino-acid sequence MTEVAHPRVVGPITAGHGVNEFFAIVVPPIIPLLVADFGISYGQAGFLLTVFFAMYVLFQLPAGALADRIGKRRLLVGGLFGMAAGIALAATASTYGTLVVAQTIAGIGGATFHPTGMAIVSDVETERTEGKAMGVFGFGGALGTLSAPLVVGGLAALFGWRVALAGAVALGTLVTLAILPSISDGGEGDDGDGRTTLSDGGRQFSPGGALRSVRSAVAVPVTRGVVILFLVTLVLSLQHRAIQTFTTAYVGGATGGSISVGNLAFFTLLLGGSVASLWAGDLADRFDRRLLGVGAALATAGLVATTLVLTDLLGGLPPVALIAVLAVWFALIGVGMYASYPVKNALVSEQADAAYSGSLFGVIQTASAVGSASGPAIVGVLSDRWGVAAAFPAIAAASVLLAGLFGLLLLGE; translated from the coding sequence GTGACCGAGGTCGCCCACCCGAGAGTCGTGGGTCCGATCACGGCCGGCCATGGCGTCAACGAGTTCTTCGCGATCGTCGTCCCGCCGATCATCCCGCTTCTGGTCGCCGACTTCGGGATCTCCTACGGCCAGGCGGGCTTCTTGCTCACCGTCTTCTTCGCGATGTACGTCCTCTTCCAGCTGCCCGCCGGCGCCCTCGCCGACCGGATCGGGAAGCGGCGACTGTTGGTGGGTGGCCTCTTCGGGATGGCCGCCGGGATCGCGCTGGCGGCGACGGCCTCGACGTACGGAACGCTCGTCGTCGCCCAGACGATCGCCGGGATCGGCGGCGCGACGTTCCACCCGACGGGGATGGCGATCGTGAGCGATGTCGAGACCGAGCGGACCGAGGGGAAGGCGATGGGCGTCTTCGGTTTCGGCGGCGCGCTCGGGACGCTCTCGGCGCCGCTGGTCGTCGGCGGGCTGGCCGCGCTCTTCGGCTGGCGTGTCGCCCTCGCCGGGGCGGTCGCCCTCGGGACGCTCGTGACGCTCGCGATCCTGCCGTCGATCTCCGACGGCGGCGAGGGCGATGACGGCGACGGGAGGACGACCCTGTCCGACGGCGGCCGCCAGTTCAGCCCCGGAGGGGCGCTCCGGTCCGTACGCTCGGCGGTCGCCGTCCCCGTCACGCGCGGGGTCGTGATCCTCTTCCTCGTGACGCTGGTCCTCTCGCTCCAGCACCGGGCGATCCAGACGTTCACGACGGCGTACGTGGGCGGGGCTACCGGCGGCTCGATCTCCGTGGGAAACCTCGCGTTCTTCACGCTGCTGCTCGGCGGGAGCGTTGCCTCCCTCTGGGCCGGCGACCTCGCCGATCGGTTCGATCGGCGGCTGCTCGGGGTCGGGGCCGCGCTCGCGACGGCCGGCCTCGTCGCGACCACCCTCGTCCTGACCGATCTCCTCGGTGGGCTCCCCCCGGTCGCCCTGATCGCGGTCCTCGCCGTCTGGTTCGCCCTCATCGGCGTGGGGATGTACGCCAGCTACCCCGTCAAGAACGCGCTGGTATCCGAACAGGCCGACGCCGCCTACAGCGGGAGCCTCTTCGGGGTCATCCAGACCGCCTCGGCGGTCGGGAGCGCGAGCGGGCCGGCGATCGTGGGCGTCCTCTCCGACCGGTGGGGCGTGGCAGCCGCGTTCCCCGCCATCGCGGCCGCGAGCGTCCTGCTCGCCGGGCTGTTCGGGCTGTTGCTGCTCGGAGAGTAG
- a CDS encoding helix-hairpin-helix domain-containing protein: MALLKKVKSLLGLADEEETGTSDDEGDVGVTVEREPEAEPAPEPGPPTEEPTGEPPGTGIAEEPPATEEPPIDGEPTETEPVDEPAPDTDEPVERTETAEPVEETVVEAEPGEFGSEPSDDPVVEIKGIGPSYADRLGEAGVETVSDLADADAEELGEATGISPKRIEAWIDRARVR; the protein is encoded by the coding sequence ATGGCACTGCTGAAGAAGGTGAAGTCGCTGCTCGGACTCGCCGACGAAGAGGAGACCGGGACGAGCGACGACGAGGGGGACGTCGGCGTCACCGTCGAACGCGAGCCGGAGGCGGAGCCCGCTCCCGAGCCCGGACCGCCGACGGAGGAGCCGACGGGCGAACCCCCCGGGACGGGTATCGCCGAGGAGCCGCCGGCCACAGAGGAGCCCCCGATCGACGGGGAACCGACCGAGACGGAGCCCGTCGACGAACCGGCGCCGGACACCGACGAGCCGGTCGAGAGGACCGAAACGGCCGAGCCGGTCGAGGAGACCGTCGTGGAGGCCGAACCCGGCGAGTTCGGGTCGGAGCCGTCGGACGACCCCGTCGTCGAGATCAAGGGGATCGGACCCTCCTACGCCGACAGACTCGGCGAGGCCGGCGTCGAGACGGTCTCGGACCTCGCGGACGCCGACGCCGAGGAGCTGGGCGAGGCGACCGGCATCTCGCCGAAGCGGATCGAGGCCTGGATCGACCGGGCGAGAGTCCGGTGA